In Oryza sativa Japonica Group chromosome 2, ASM3414082v1, the following are encoded in one genomic region:
- the LOC4328422 gene encoding SUPPRESSOR OF ABI3-5 isoform X5 → MDHGRYAPQHGWENNSALDGYGVINGPDYRAGGSYNGRRFVDDGFPGDSYGRGAFYQDTHDRNVYPPAPSVPMLSQPRRFHDDEYSTARDYRRNKRIGSRDRAEFHGDFEDRYRSSHQSREDSREDSYERDRDYDRYSYDSDYEKSRRDGSWRRRDLCESEHERRGLSHERDRSPYMQHSRSRSRGRDERSRSRSRSRSPRGKSRGRNQRDGFYDDNSFGRRREYDWDERRHGDLVAPSATVVVKGLSQKTNEDDLNQILAEWGPLRSVRVIKERSSGMSRGFAFIDFPTVEAARRMMEGVGDNGLLIDGRKVFFQYSKPTSGMSGPSHGEENFTRYNYGHRTAAAPCDWICTICGCMNFARRTSCFQCNEPRTEDSLPADPTSSTPLHPKRGSELGPTHVLVVRGLDENADEEMLRYEFAKHAPIKDIRLVRDKFTHVSRGFAFIHFHSVEEATKALEATNGITLEKNGQVLRVTYAKSTHGPVSGASQSNSLAAAAIEAASFSQQYDAIGWAPKEYNPDDKLNSNSEPQSSGSAPQSGFVWDEKSGYYYDSASGFYYDGNTGLYYDGNAGVWYSYDQQTQQYVPCSEQNSSKAAGDMANTSTKTSESSGKNVVISAPAATIKQSEKTSLPEAVQAAASAALAAEKKEKERAKEIKLASKGSLLANKKKMNNVLAMWKQRNQEGQAGRAILDDKEPSNSADDKLNNLHNSTGFAVKAKPKSDVGNAKDMNSPASYNSLGRTAAPTEMIDSDIKPTPVSNSLGTTIMGVIRGSGRGIVRSDTAFHAPSDAGGADSFSNIPTSTWSGKRRFSEAPGHSQYRDRAAERRNLYGSSSSLGSDNDGLDPTGEYPRRGPSEMGSMPFPPGVGERSSGEIGNTENYEVITADRAIDESNVGNRILRNMGWQEGLGLGKTGSGIKEPVQAKSVDVRAGLGSQQRKSSDPSLEAQAGDSYKTIIQKKAMARFREMS, encoded by the exons ATGGATCATGGGCGTTATGCTCCACAGCATGGATGGGAGAACAACAGT GCATTGGATGGGTATGGTGTCATCAATGGCCCAGATTATAG GGCCGGTGGATCCTACAATGGTAGGAGGTTTGTGGATGATGGCTTCCCAGGAGATTCATATGGAAGGGGGGCATTCTATCAGGACACACATGATAGAAATGTGTATCCACCTGCACCCTCTGTCCCCATGTTGTCTCAACCTCGAAGGTTTCATGATGATGAATATTCAACTGCTAGAGATTACAGAAG GAACAAAAGGATTGGGAGTAGAGACCGTGCGGAGTTTCACGGTGACTTTGAAGACCGGTACCGCAGCTCTCACCAAAGTAGAGAGGATAGTAGAGAGGATAGCTATGAGAGAGATCGTGATTATGATCGTTACAGCTATGATTCGGACTATGAGAAAAGCAGGAGAGATGGTAGCTGGAGAAGGCGTGATTTATGTGAGAGTGAACATGAAAGAAGAGGGTTGAGTCATGAAAGAGACAGAAGTCCATACATGCAACATAGCCGTTCACGATCTCGTGGGCGTGACGAACGATCAAGATCTCGGTCTAGATCAAGATCACCCCGTGGCAAAAGTCGTGGTCGGAACCAAAGAGATGGCTTTTATGATGACAATTCCTTTGGCAGAAGAAGGGAGTATGACTGGGATGAGAGAAGGCATGGAGATTTAGTG GCTCCATCTGCTACTGTTGTTGTTAAGGGTCTGTCCCAGAAGACTAATGAAGATGACCTAAACCAGATTCTT GCTGAGTGGGGCCCTCTCCGTAGTGTGCGCGTAATTAAGGAACGATCTTCTGGCATGTCTCGGGGATTTGCTTTTATCGACTTCCCTACTGTG GAAGCTGCCCGCAGAATGATGGAAGGTGTTGGAGACAATGGCCTTCTAATTGATGGTAGAAAGGTATTTTTTCAGTACAG TAAACCAACTAGTGGGATGAGTGGGCCTTCTCATGGAGAAGAAAATTTTACAAGGTATAACTATGGGCACAGGACTGCTGCTGCGCCATGTGATTGGATATGTACTATATGTGGATGCATGAACTTTGCTCGCAGAACTTCATGTTTTCAG TGTAATGAACCACGAACGGAAGATTCTCTACCAGCTGATCCAACAAGTTCTACTCCACTCCATCCAAAAAGGGGATCTGAACTAG GTCCAACTCATGTTTTAGTTGTTCGTGGTCTGGATGAAAATGCTGACGAGGAAATGCTTCGATATGAATTTGCCAAGCATGCACCTATAAAG GACATTCGCCTTGTTCGGGATAAGTTTACTCATGTGTCCAGAGGTTTTGCTTTCATCCATTTTCATTCA GtggaagaagctacaaaagctCTTGAAGCTAcgaatgggattacacttgaGAAGAATGGTCAGGTTTTACGTGTAACTTATGCTAAAAGCACACATGGACCGGTATCAGGGGCTTCACAGTCAAACAGCCTTGCTGCAGCTGCCATTGAGGCTGCATCATTTTCTCAGCAG TATGATGCTATAGGTTGGGCCCCAAAAGAGTACAATCCTGATGACAAACTGAATAGCAACTCGGAACCTCAGAGCAGTGGCTCTGCTCCACAGTCTGGATTTGTTTGGGATGAAAAGTCTGGTTATTACTATGATTCAGCCTCAGGATTCTATTATGATGGAAATACCG GACTTTACTATGATGGTAATGCTGGAGTGTGGTATTCATATGATCAACAAACTCAACAGTATGTCCCTTGTAGTGAACAGAACAGCAGTAAAGCAGCTGGGGACATGGCAAATACTAGCACGAAGACCTCAGAAAGTAGTGGTAAAAATGTAGTGATTTCTGCACCTGCAGCCACGATTAAACAAAGTGAGAAAACTTCATTACCTGAAGCTGTTCAAGCTGCTGCAAGTGCAGCGCTGGCtgcagaaaagaaagaaaaggagagagcaAAAGAGATCAAGTTGGCATCAAAAGGTAGTCTTTTGGCGAATAAGAAAAAGATGAATAATGTCCTAGCAATGTGGAAACAAAGAAATCAAGAAGGCCAGGCAGGGCGTGCTATCCTTGATGACAAGGAACCATCCAACTCTGCTGATgataaattaaacaatttacacAATTCAACTGGATTTGCAGTGAAAGCTAAGCCTAAATCTGATGTTGGAAATGCTAAGGACATGAACTCGCCTGCTAGCTATAATTCTCTTGGACGAACAGCTGCACCCACAGAAATGATAGATTCTGATATAAAGCCTACACCTGTCAGTAACAGTTTAGGAACTACCATTATGGGTGTCATAAGAGGCTCTGGTAGAGGAATAGTCAGATCAGACACTGCATTTCATGCGCCATCTGATGCTGGTGGTGCTGATTCTTTCTCCAACATACCAACAAGCACAT GGAGTGGTAAACGTCGGTTTTCTGAGGCTCCAGGACATTCACAGTACAGAGATCGGGCTGCAGAAAGGCGAAATCTATATGGATCATCTTCTTCACTTGGAAGTGATAATGATGGACTGGATCCAA CTGGTGAGTACCCTCGAAGGGGTCCAAGTGAGATGGGGTCAATGCCATTTCCTCCAGGGGTGGGTGAACGTTCTAGCGGTGAAATTGGCAATACTGAAAATTATGAGGTTATCACTGCTGATAGAGCAATAGATGAGAGCAATGTGGGCAATCGTATTCTGCGCAATATGGGTTGGCAAGAAGGACTG GGTCTCGGAAAAACTGGTAGTGGCATCAAGGAACCAGTGCAGGCTAAATCTGTCGATGTGAGGGCTGGACTTGGAAGTCAGCAGCGGAAATCTTCTGACCCGTCGCTGGAGGCGCAAGCTGGTGATAGCTACAAAACCATCATCCAGAAGAAGGCTATGGCAAGATTCAGGGAGATGTCTTGA
- the LOC4328422 gene encoding SUPPRESSOR OF ABI3-5 isoform X4 yields MDHGRYAPQHGWENNSALDGYGVINGPDYRAGGSYNGRRFVDDGFPGDSYGRGAFYQDTHDRNVYPPAPSVPMLSQPRRFHDDEYSTARDYRRNKRIGSRDRAEFHGDFEDRYRSSHQSREDSREDSYERDRDYDRYSYDSDYEKSRRDGSWRRRDLCESEHERRGLSHERDRSPYMQHSRSRSRGRDERSRSRSRSRSPRGKSRGRNQRDGFYDDNSFGRRREYDWDERRHGDLVAPSATVVVKGLSQKTNEDDLNQILAEWGPLRSVRVIKERSSGMSRGFAFIDFPTVEAARRMMEGVGDNGLLIDGRKVFFQYSSKPTSGMSGPSHGEENFTRYNYGHRTAAAPCDWICTICGCMNFARRTSCFQCNEPRTEDSLPADPTSSTPLHPKRGSELGPTHVLVVRGLDENADEEMLRYEFAKHAPIKDIRLVRDKFTHVSRGFAFIHFHSVEEATKALEATNGITLEKNGQVLRVTYAKSTHGPVSGASQSNSLAAAAIEAASFSQQYDAIGWAPKEYNPDDKLNSNSEPQSSGSAPQSGFVWDEKSGYYYDSASGFYYDGNTGLYYDGNAGVWYSYDQQTQQYVPCSEQNSSKAAGDMANTSTKTSESSGKNVVISAPAATIKQSEKTSLPEAVQAAASAALAAEKKEKERAKEIKLASKGSLLANKKKMNNVLAMWKQRNQEGQAGRAILDDKEPSNSADDKLNNLHNSTGFAVKAKPKSDVGNAKDMNSPASYNSLGRTAAPTEMIDSDIKPTPVSNSLGTTIMGVIRGSGRGIVRSDTAFHAPSDAGGADSFSNIPTSTWSGKRRFSEAPGHSQYRDRAAERRNLYGSSSSLGSDNDGLDPTGEYPRRGPSEMGSMPFPPGVGERSSGEIGNTENYEVITADRAIDESNVGNRILRNMGWQEGLGLGKTGSGIKEPVQAKSVDVRAGLGSQQRKSSDPSLEAQAGDSYKTIIQKKAMARFREMS; encoded by the exons ATGGATCATGGGCGTTATGCTCCACAGCATGGATGGGAGAACAACAGT GCATTGGATGGGTATGGTGTCATCAATGGCCCAGATTATAG GGCCGGTGGATCCTACAATGGTAGGAGGTTTGTGGATGATGGCTTCCCAGGAGATTCATATGGAAGGGGGGCATTCTATCAGGACACACATGATAGAAATGTGTATCCACCTGCACCCTCTGTCCCCATGTTGTCTCAACCTCGAAGGTTTCATGATGATGAATATTCAACTGCTAGAGATTACAGAAG GAACAAAAGGATTGGGAGTAGAGACCGTGCGGAGTTTCACGGTGACTTTGAAGACCGGTACCGCAGCTCTCACCAAAGTAGAGAGGATAGTAGAGAGGATAGCTATGAGAGAGATCGTGATTATGATCGTTACAGCTATGATTCGGACTATGAGAAAAGCAGGAGAGATGGTAGCTGGAGAAGGCGTGATTTATGTGAGAGTGAACATGAAAGAAGAGGGTTGAGTCATGAAAGAGACAGAAGTCCATACATGCAACATAGCCGTTCACGATCTCGTGGGCGTGACGAACGATCAAGATCTCGGTCTAGATCAAGATCACCCCGTGGCAAAAGTCGTGGTCGGAACCAAAGAGATGGCTTTTATGATGACAATTCCTTTGGCAGAAGAAGGGAGTATGACTGGGATGAGAGAAGGCATGGAGATTTAGTG GCTCCATCTGCTACTGTTGTTGTTAAGGGTCTGTCCCAGAAGACTAATGAAGATGACCTAAACCAGATTCTT GCTGAGTGGGGCCCTCTCCGTAGTGTGCGCGTAATTAAGGAACGATCTTCTGGCATGTCTCGGGGATTTGCTTTTATCGACTTCCCTACTGTG GAAGCTGCCCGCAGAATGATGGAAGGTGTTGGAGACAATGGCCTTCTAATTGATGGTAGAAAGGTATTTTTTCAGTACAG TAGTAAACCAACTAGTGGGATGAGTGGGCCTTCTCATGGAGAAGAAAATTTTACAAGGTATAACTATGGGCACAGGACTGCTGCTGCGCCATGTGATTGGATATGTACTATATGTGGATGCATGAACTTTGCTCGCAGAACTTCATGTTTTCAG TGTAATGAACCACGAACGGAAGATTCTCTACCAGCTGATCCAACAAGTTCTACTCCACTCCATCCAAAAAGGGGATCTGAACTAG GTCCAACTCATGTTTTAGTTGTTCGTGGTCTGGATGAAAATGCTGACGAGGAAATGCTTCGATATGAATTTGCCAAGCATGCACCTATAAAG GACATTCGCCTTGTTCGGGATAAGTTTACTCATGTGTCCAGAGGTTTTGCTTTCATCCATTTTCATTCA GtggaagaagctacaaaagctCTTGAAGCTAcgaatgggattacacttgaGAAGAATGGTCAGGTTTTACGTGTAACTTATGCTAAAAGCACACATGGACCGGTATCAGGGGCTTCACAGTCAAACAGCCTTGCTGCAGCTGCCATTGAGGCTGCATCATTTTCTCAGCAG TATGATGCTATAGGTTGGGCCCCAAAAGAGTACAATCCTGATGACAAACTGAATAGCAACTCGGAACCTCAGAGCAGTGGCTCTGCTCCACAGTCTGGATTTGTTTGGGATGAAAAGTCTGGTTATTACTATGATTCAGCCTCAGGATTCTATTATGATGGAAATACCG GACTTTACTATGATGGTAATGCTGGAGTGTGGTATTCATATGATCAACAAACTCAACAGTATGTCCCTTGTAGTGAACAGAACAGCAGTAAAGCAGCTGGGGACATGGCAAATACTAGCACGAAGACCTCAGAAAGTAGTGGTAAAAATGTAGTGATTTCTGCACCTGCAGCCACGATTAAACAAAGTGAGAAAACTTCATTACCTGAAGCTGTTCAAGCTGCTGCAAGTGCAGCGCTGGCtgcagaaaagaaagaaaaggagagagcaAAAGAGATCAAGTTGGCATCAAAAGGTAGTCTTTTGGCGAATAAGAAAAAGATGAATAATGTCCTAGCAATGTGGAAACAAAGAAATCAAGAAGGCCAGGCAGGGCGTGCTATCCTTGATGACAAGGAACCATCCAACTCTGCTGATgataaattaaacaatttacacAATTCAACTGGATTTGCAGTGAAAGCTAAGCCTAAATCTGATGTTGGAAATGCTAAGGACATGAACTCGCCTGCTAGCTATAATTCTCTTGGACGAACAGCTGCACCCACAGAAATGATAGATTCTGATATAAAGCCTACACCTGTCAGTAACAGTTTAGGAACTACCATTATGGGTGTCATAAGAGGCTCTGGTAGAGGAATAGTCAGATCAGACACTGCATTTCATGCGCCATCTGATGCTGGTGGTGCTGATTCTTTCTCCAACATACCAACAAGCACAT GGAGTGGTAAACGTCGGTTTTCTGAGGCTCCAGGACATTCACAGTACAGAGATCGGGCTGCAGAAAGGCGAAATCTATATGGATCATCTTCTTCACTTGGAAGTGATAATGATGGACTGGATCCAA CTGGTGAGTACCCTCGAAGGGGTCCAAGTGAGATGGGGTCAATGCCATTTCCTCCAGGGGTGGGTGAACGTTCTAGCGGTGAAATTGGCAATACTGAAAATTATGAGGTTATCACTGCTGATAGAGCAATAGATGAGAGCAATGTGGGCAATCGTATTCTGCGCAATATGGGTTGGCAAGAAGGACTG GGTCTCGGAAAAACTGGTAGTGGCATCAAGGAACCAGTGCAGGCTAAATCTGTCGATGTGAGGGCTGGACTTGGAAGTCAGCAGCGGAAATCTTCTGACCCGTCGCTGGAGGCGCAAGCTGGTGATAGCTACAAAACCATCATCCAGAAGAAGGCTATGGCAAGATTCAGGGAGATGTCTTGA
- the LOC4328422 gene encoding SUPPRESSOR OF ABI3-5 isoform X2, which yields MDHGRYAPQHGWENNSALDGYGVINGPDYRAGGSYNGRRFVDDGFPGDSYGRGAFYQDTHDRNVYPPAPSVPMLSQPRRFHDDEYSTARDYRRNKRIGSRDRAEFHGDFEDRYRSSHQSREDSREDSYERDRDYDRYSYDSDYEKSRRDGSWRRRDLCESEHERRGLSHERDRSPYMQHSRSRSRGRDERSRSRSRSRSPRGKSRGRNQRDGFYDDNSFGRRREYDWDERRHGDLVAPSATVVVKGLSQKTNEDDLNQILAEWGPLRSVRVIKERSSGMSRGFAFIDFPTVEAARRMMEGVGDNGLLIDGRKVFFQYSKPTSGMSGPSHGEENFTRYNYGHRTAAAPCDWICTICGCMNFARRTSCFQCNEPRTEDSLPADPTSSTPLHPKRGSELGPTHVLVVRGLDENADEEMLRYEFAKHAPIKDIRLVRDKFTHVSRGFAFIHFHSVEEATKALEATNGITLEKNGQVLRVTYAKSTHGPVSGASQSNSLAAAAIEAASFSQQYDAIGWAPKEYNPDDKLNSNSEPQSSGSAPQSGFVWDEKSGYYYDSASGFYYDGNTGLYYDGNAGVWYSYDQQTQQYVPCSEQNSSKAAGDMANTSTKTSESSGKNVVISAPAATIKQSEKTSLPEAVQAAASAALAAEKKEKERAKEIKLASKGSLLANKKKMNNVLAMWKQRNQEGQAGRAILDDKEPSNSADDKLNNLHNSTGFAVKAKPKSDVGNAKDMNSPASYNSLGRTAAPTEMIDSDIKPTPVSNSLGTTIMGVIRGSGRGIVRSDTAFHAPSDAGGADSFSNIPTSTCGLTANAGAPTSAPFKTELSALASYTPSGVSGSGKRRFSEAPGHSQYRDRAAERRNLYGSSSSLGSDNDGLDPTGEYPRRGPSEMGSMPFPPGVGERSSGEIGNTENYEVITADRAIDESNVGNRILRNMGWQEGLGLGKTGSGIKEPVQAKSVDVRAGLGSQQRKSSDPSLEAQAGDSYKTIIQKKAMARFREMS from the exons ATGGATCATGGGCGTTATGCTCCACAGCATGGATGGGAGAACAACAGT GCATTGGATGGGTATGGTGTCATCAATGGCCCAGATTATAG GGCCGGTGGATCCTACAATGGTAGGAGGTTTGTGGATGATGGCTTCCCAGGAGATTCATATGGAAGGGGGGCATTCTATCAGGACACACATGATAGAAATGTGTATCCACCTGCACCCTCTGTCCCCATGTTGTCTCAACCTCGAAGGTTTCATGATGATGAATATTCAACTGCTAGAGATTACAGAAG GAACAAAAGGATTGGGAGTAGAGACCGTGCGGAGTTTCACGGTGACTTTGAAGACCGGTACCGCAGCTCTCACCAAAGTAGAGAGGATAGTAGAGAGGATAGCTATGAGAGAGATCGTGATTATGATCGTTACAGCTATGATTCGGACTATGAGAAAAGCAGGAGAGATGGTAGCTGGAGAAGGCGTGATTTATGTGAGAGTGAACATGAAAGAAGAGGGTTGAGTCATGAAAGAGACAGAAGTCCATACATGCAACATAGCCGTTCACGATCTCGTGGGCGTGACGAACGATCAAGATCTCGGTCTAGATCAAGATCACCCCGTGGCAAAAGTCGTGGTCGGAACCAAAGAGATGGCTTTTATGATGACAATTCCTTTGGCAGAAGAAGGGAGTATGACTGGGATGAGAGAAGGCATGGAGATTTAGTG GCTCCATCTGCTACTGTTGTTGTTAAGGGTCTGTCCCAGAAGACTAATGAAGATGACCTAAACCAGATTCTT GCTGAGTGGGGCCCTCTCCGTAGTGTGCGCGTAATTAAGGAACGATCTTCTGGCATGTCTCGGGGATTTGCTTTTATCGACTTCCCTACTGTG GAAGCTGCCCGCAGAATGATGGAAGGTGTTGGAGACAATGGCCTTCTAATTGATGGTAGAAAGGTATTTTTTCAGTACAG TAAACCAACTAGTGGGATGAGTGGGCCTTCTCATGGAGAAGAAAATTTTACAAGGTATAACTATGGGCACAGGACTGCTGCTGCGCCATGTGATTGGATATGTACTATATGTGGATGCATGAACTTTGCTCGCAGAACTTCATGTTTTCAG TGTAATGAACCACGAACGGAAGATTCTCTACCAGCTGATCCAACAAGTTCTACTCCACTCCATCCAAAAAGGGGATCTGAACTAG GTCCAACTCATGTTTTAGTTGTTCGTGGTCTGGATGAAAATGCTGACGAGGAAATGCTTCGATATGAATTTGCCAAGCATGCACCTATAAAG GACATTCGCCTTGTTCGGGATAAGTTTACTCATGTGTCCAGAGGTTTTGCTTTCATCCATTTTCATTCA GtggaagaagctacaaaagctCTTGAAGCTAcgaatgggattacacttgaGAAGAATGGTCAGGTTTTACGTGTAACTTATGCTAAAAGCACACATGGACCGGTATCAGGGGCTTCACAGTCAAACAGCCTTGCTGCAGCTGCCATTGAGGCTGCATCATTTTCTCAGCAG TATGATGCTATAGGTTGGGCCCCAAAAGAGTACAATCCTGATGACAAACTGAATAGCAACTCGGAACCTCAGAGCAGTGGCTCTGCTCCACAGTCTGGATTTGTTTGGGATGAAAAGTCTGGTTATTACTATGATTCAGCCTCAGGATTCTATTATGATGGAAATACCG GACTTTACTATGATGGTAATGCTGGAGTGTGGTATTCATATGATCAACAAACTCAACAGTATGTCCCTTGTAGTGAACAGAACAGCAGTAAAGCAGCTGGGGACATGGCAAATACTAGCACGAAGACCTCAGAAAGTAGTGGTAAAAATGTAGTGATTTCTGCACCTGCAGCCACGATTAAACAAAGTGAGAAAACTTCATTACCTGAAGCTGTTCAAGCTGCTGCAAGTGCAGCGCTGGCtgcagaaaagaaagaaaaggagagagcaAAAGAGATCAAGTTGGCATCAAAAGGTAGTCTTTTGGCGAATAAGAAAAAGATGAATAATGTCCTAGCAATGTGGAAACAAAGAAATCAAGAAGGCCAGGCAGGGCGTGCTATCCTTGATGACAAGGAACCATCCAACTCTGCTGATgataaattaaacaatttacacAATTCAACTGGATTTGCAGTGAAAGCTAAGCCTAAATCTGATGTTGGAAATGCTAAGGACATGAACTCGCCTGCTAGCTATAATTCTCTTGGACGAACAGCTGCACCCACAGAAATGATAGATTCTGATATAAAGCCTACACCTGTCAGTAACAGTTTAGGAACTACCATTATGGGTGTCATAAGAGGCTCTGGTAGAGGAATAGTCAGATCAGACACTGCATTTCATGCGCCATCTGATGCTGGTGGTGCTGATTCTTTCTCCAACATACCAACAAGCACATGTGGGTTAACAGCAAATGCTGGGGCACCTACTTCTGCTCCCTTCAAAACAGAATTATCTGCTCTAGCATCTTATACTCCATCTGGAGTTTCAGGGAGTGGTAAACGTCGGTTTTCTGAGGCTCCAGGACATTCACAGTACAGAGATCGGGCTGCAGAAAGGCGAAATCTATATGGATCATCTTCTTCACTTGGAAGTGATAATGATGGACTGGATCCAA CTGGTGAGTACCCTCGAAGGGGTCCAAGTGAGATGGGGTCAATGCCATTTCCTCCAGGGGTGGGTGAACGTTCTAGCGGTGAAATTGGCAATACTGAAAATTATGAGGTTATCACTGCTGATAGAGCAATAGATGAGAGCAATGTGGGCAATCGTATTCTGCGCAATATGGGTTGGCAAGAAGGACTG GGTCTCGGAAAAACTGGTAGTGGCATCAAGGAACCAGTGCAGGCTAAATCTGTCGATGTGAGGGCTGGACTTGGAAGTCAGCAGCGGAAATCTTCTGACCCGTCGCTGGAGGCGCAAGCTGGTGATAGCTACAAAACCATCATCCAGAAGAAGGCTATGGCAAGATTCAGGGAGATGTCTTGA